The following proteins come from a genomic window of Cervus canadensis isolate Bull #8, Minnesota chromosome 3, ASM1932006v1, whole genome shotgun sequence:
- the LOC122437947 gene encoding ATP synthase subunit g, mitochondrial → MAQFVRNLAEKAPALVNAAVTYSKPRLATFWYYAKVELVPPTPAEIPTAIQSLKKIINSAKTGSFKQLTVKEALLNGLVATEVWMWFYVGEIIGKRGIIGYDV, encoded by the coding sequence ATGGCCCAGTTTGTCCGTAACCTCGCGGAGAAGGCCCCGGCGCTGGTCAACGCTGCTGTGACTTACTCGAAGCCTCGATTGGCCACGTTTTGGTACTATGCCAAGGTTGAGCTGGTTCCTCCAACCCCTGCTGAGATCCCTACAGCAATTCAGAgcttgaaaaaaattatcaacagCGCTAAAACTGGTAGCTTCAAACAGCTCACTGTTAAGGAAGCTCTACTGAATGGTTTGGTGGCCACTGAGGTGTGGATGTGGTTTTATGTTGGCGAGATCATAGGCAAGCGTGGCATCATTGGCTATGATGTTTGA